A region of Micromonospora sp. WMMD882 DNA encodes the following proteins:
- a CDS encoding heavy metal translocating P-type ATPase, which produces MPGAARRRRWREWLPLAGLLVVVLVGAALWLAGARTAAGWVWAAVTAATLLPAAVAMLRQFWRRRFGVDVVAVLALAGALAVGEYLAGAVVAVMLVTGRSLEAYAQHRATRDLRALLARAPRTARRRRPDGGIEQVPLAAVRAGDRVLVGPGDVVPVDGTLTEAATLDESVVTGESRLASRAAGERLPSGVVNAGAGFGLVATADAAGSTYAGIVRLAEEATARRAPMVRLADRYAAGFVPFTLLLAGGAGLLAGDLLRAVAVLVVATPCPLLLATPIAIVSGLSRAARRGVLVRDGGSLELLGRARTLLLDKTGTLTAGRPRAAGTVVAPGGDPDEVLRLAASVEQLSPHVLAAALVGQARERGLALTEPTGVTEEPGRGVRGLVDGRELRVGQLADDPSGLPRWARRARERADLAGHSTVWVDDGSGPLGVILLEDPVRPDAPATVQRLRRAGLTRLVMVTGDRSTTADRVARAVGVDDVVARCPPAEKVERVRREARRAVTVMVGDGVNDAPALAEAHVGVAMGATGARASADVADAVLTVDRLDRLADAVEIARRARRIAAQSAGVGMGLAVLAMLVAAAGRLPPVAGAFLQEGIDVVVILNALRALGAGRRGQGRPREG; this is translated from the coding sequence GTGCCCGGCGCGGCGCGCCGGCGGCGGTGGCGGGAGTGGCTGCCGCTGGCCGGGCTCCTCGTGGTGGTGCTGGTCGGCGCGGCGCTCTGGCTGGCCGGGGCGCGGACCGCCGCCGGCTGGGTGTGGGCGGCGGTGACCGCGGCGACGCTGCTGCCGGCCGCCGTGGCGATGCTGCGGCAGTTCTGGCGTCGCCGGTTCGGCGTGGACGTGGTGGCGGTCCTCGCGTTGGCCGGCGCGCTGGCGGTGGGCGAGTACCTGGCCGGGGCGGTGGTGGCGGTGATGCTGGTGACGGGCCGGTCGTTGGAGGCGTACGCGCAGCACCGGGCGACCCGGGACCTGCGGGCGCTGCTGGCCCGGGCCCCGCGTACCGCCCGACGGCGTCGCCCGGACGGCGGGATCGAGCAGGTGCCGTTGGCGGCGGTGCGGGCCGGGGACCGGGTGCTGGTCGGACCGGGTGACGTGGTGCCGGTCGACGGGACGCTTACCGAGGCGGCCACCCTCGACGAGTCGGTGGTGACCGGTGAGTCCCGGCTGGCGTCCCGGGCCGCCGGCGAGCGCCTGCCCAGCGGCGTGGTCAACGCCGGGGCCGGGTTCGGGTTGGTCGCCACGGCCGACGCGGCGGGCAGCACGTACGCGGGGATCGTCCGGCTGGCCGAGGAGGCGACCGCCCGCAGGGCCCCGATGGTGCGGTTGGCCGACCGGTACGCGGCGGGGTTCGTCCCGTTCACGCTGCTGCTGGCCGGCGGCGCCGGGCTGCTCGCCGGTGACCTGCTGCGGGCGGTGGCGGTGCTGGTGGTGGCGACGCCCTGCCCGCTGCTGCTGGCCACGCCGATCGCGATCGTCTCCGGGCTGTCCCGGGCCGCCCGACGTGGGGTGCTGGTCCGCGACGGCGGCTCGCTGGAGCTGCTCGGCCGCGCCCGCACCCTGCTGCTGGACAAGACCGGGACGCTCACCGCCGGGCGACCCCGGGCGGCCGGGACGGTCGTCGCGCCCGGCGGCGACCCGGACGAGGTGCTGCGGCTGGCCGCGTCGGTGGAGCAGCTCTCCCCGCACGTGCTGGCCGCCGCGCTGGTCGGGCAGGCCCGGGAACGTGGGCTGGCGCTGACCGAGCCGACCGGGGTCACCGAGGAGCCGGGCCGTGGGGTGCGGGGCCTGGTGGACGGGCGGGAGCTGCGGGTCGGTCAGCTCGCCGACGACCCGTCCGGCCTGCCGCGATGGGCGCGCCGGGCCCGTGAGCGGGCCGACCTGGCCGGCCACTCCACGGTCTGGGTCGACGACGGGTCCGGGCCGCTCGGCGTGATCCTGCTGGAGGACCCCGTCCGGCCGGACGCCCCGGCCACGGTCCAGCGGCTGCGGCGGGCCGGGCTGACCCGGCTGGTGATGGTCACCGGCGACCGGTCGACCACCGCCGACCGGGTCGCCCGGGCGGTCGGCGTGGACGACGTGGTGGCGCGGTGCCCGCCGGCGGAGAAGGTCGAACGGGTCCGCCGGGAGGCGCGGCGGGCGGTGACCGTGATGGTCGGTGACGGGGTGAACGACGCCCCGGCGCTGGCCGAGGCGCACGTCGGGGTGGCGATGGGCGCGACCGGGGCGCGGGCCTCCGCCGACGTGGCCGACGCGGTGCTCACCGTGGACCGGCTGGACCGGCTCGCCGACGCCGTGGAGATCGCCCGCCGGGCCCGGCGGATCGCCGCGCAGAGCGCCGGCGTGGGGATGGGGCTGGCGGTGCTGGCGATGCTGGTGGCGGCGGCCGGTCGGCTGCCGCCGGTGGCCGGGGCGTTCCTCCAGGAGGGCATCGACGTGGTGGTGATCCTCAACGCGTTGCGGGCGCTGGGCGCGGGCCGACGCGGTCAGGGACGGCCGAGGGAGGGGTAG
- a CDS encoding nitroreductase, giving the protein MSHETPARSLTTAYVEAATTAGHAPSVHNTQPWRWRVLPDALELRVAADRRLAAIDPDGRLLTLSCGAALHHARVALAAEGWTPAVERLPDPDDPELLARITGARRAGPDPDAMRLVQCMQIRHTDRRPVSDEPAPDESLREIARAAGLAGAHLHLLDADQVLELAAAAGHAASVEAEDPQAREELAYWTSRAGVGVGLPAEALPAQPPQTTVPARDFGRPGSLPIGPGHDRAARYAILFGDADEPDGWLAAGEALSAAWLAATRLCVSVVPLSGVVEVAGTRQTLRRLLSGLGFPYLALRLGVADPANTGPAPTPRLDATQVVDTSAVRDQR; this is encoded by the coding sequence ATGAGCCACGAGACGCCGGCCCGCTCGCTGACCACCGCGTACGTGGAGGCCGCCACCACCGCCGGCCACGCCCCGTCGGTGCACAACACCCAGCCCTGGCGGTGGCGGGTGCTGCCCGACGCGCTGGAGCTGCGGGTGGCCGCCGACCGCCGGCTCGCCGCGATCGACCCGGACGGGCGGCTGCTCACCCTGAGCTGCGGCGCCGCCCTGCACCACGCCCGGGTGGCGCTGGCCGCCGAGGGCTGGACGCCCGCCGTCGAACGGCTGCCCGACCCGGACGACCCGGAGCTGCTGGCCCGGATCACCGGCGCCCGCCGCGCCGGACCCGACCCGGACGCGATGCGCCTGGTGCAGTGCATGCAGATCCGGCACACCGACCGGCGGCCGGTCAGCGACGAGCCGGCGCCCGACGAGTCGCTCCGCGAGATCGCCCGGGCCGCCGGGCTGGCCGGCGCCCACCTGCACCTGCTCGACGCCGACCAGGTGCTGGAGCTGGCCGCCGCCGCCGGGCACGCCGCCTCCGTGGAGGCCGAGGACCCACAGGCACGCGAGGAGCTGGCGTACTGGACCAGCCGGGCCGGCGTCGGCGTCGGCCTGCCGGCGGAGGCGCTGCCCGCGCAGCCCCCGCAGACCACCGTCCCGGCCCGGGACTTCGGCCGGCCCGGCAGCCTCCCCATCGGCCCCGGCCACGACCGGGCGGCCCGCTACGCGATCCTGTTCGGCGACGCCGACGAGCCGGACGGTTGGCTCGCCGCCGGCGAGGCGCTCTCCGCCGCCTGGCTGGCCGCCACCCGGCTGTGCGTCTCCGTGGTGCCGCTCAGCGGCGTCGTCGAGGTCGCCGGCACCCGGCAGACGCTGCGCCGGCTGCTGTCCGGGCTCGGCTTCCCGTACCTGGCGCTGCGGCTGGGCGTCGCCGACCCGGCGAACACCGGGCCCGCGCCCACTCCCCGGCTCGACGCCACGCAGGTCGTCGACACCTCGGCGGTACGCGACCAGCGGTGA